One Spinacia oleracea cultivar Varoflay chromosome 4, BTI_SOV_V1, whole genome shotgun sequence DNA segment encodes these proteins:
- the LOC110801761 gene encoding uncharacterized protein isoform X1 — protein MACVPCAIEMEPKTLSPGQINHVKEQAVAIQIKIEQENASDIFIQGLREGMEQISEEENEMGVNNSIIVEKKNKLGKAHNCLCNSLLIQSPDELRQKEPVTAPF, from the exons ATGGCTTGTGTGCCTTGTGCCATTGAAATGGAGCCTAAGACCTTGAGCCCTGGACAAATCAACCATGTTAAG GAACAGGCAGTAGCAATACAAATTAAGATTGAGCAAGAAAATGCCTCAGATATCTTCATTCAG GGATTGAGGGAGGGAATGGAGCAGATTTCTGAAGAAGAAAATGAAATGGGAGTTAATAATAGTATTATAGTTGAAAAAAAGAATAAATTAGGAAAGGCACACAATTGCTTATGCAACTCTCTTCTAATTCAATCCCCTGATGAACTTAGGCAAAAGGAGCCTGTTACTGCCCCTTTCTAG
- the LOC110801761 gene encoding uncharacterized protein isoform X2 translates to MACVPCAIEMEPKTLSPGQINHVKAVAIQIKIEQENASDIFIQGLREGMEQISEEENEMGVNNSIIVEKKNKLGKAHNCLCNSLLIQSPDELRQKEPVTAPF, encoded by the exons ATGGCTTGTGTGCCTTGTGCCATTGAAATGGAGCCTAAGACCTTGAGCCCTGGACAAATCAACCATGTTAAG GCAGTAGCAATACAAATTAAGATTGAGCAAGAAAATGCCTCAGATATCTTCATTCAG GGATTGAGGGAGGGAATGGAGCAGATTTCTGAAGAAGAAAATGAAATGGGAGTTAATAATAGTATTATAGTTGAAAAAAAGAATAAATTAGGAAAGGCACACAATTGCTTATGCAACTCTCTTCTAATTCAATCCCCTGATGAACTTAGGCAAAAGGAGCCTGTTACTGCCCCTTTCTAG
- the LOC110801758 gene encoding nuclear pore complex protein NUP35, with protein MSSTLGRTPKSGRQSLFFNDLATPVSSRRGKFSTPGQAAAVSALWRENFASSDLPPPPMFSLEDRSDFTPESGIMDYPMSPEPRSDPRTPVQSSGREFSTPLKSKSEASTSMALTANQQNQQGSPSMNWWSTGKSTSDQEEKGKGSPVEGVVQPGALITVPAPREVARPEMQRSSPPTGNLNEEEWVTVYGFSPGDTNLVLREFEKCGVVLKHIPGPRNANWMHILYQNRADARKALSKNGSQINGVLIVGVKLVDPVQRQALDERANNQGFMPLPASSSGMNSEQFRSNTGHHPYYLQNGTSTARQSGAIASPAKSVVSRVMDLMFGV; from the exons ATGAGTTCAACACTGGGAAGAACTCCTAAATCGGGAAGACAGTCATTGTTTTTCAATGATTTAGCTACACCTGTTTCTTCTAGGAGGGGTAAATTTTCAACTCCTGGTCAGGCAGCGGCAGTCTCTGCCCTATGGCGTGAAAATTTTGCAAGTTCTGATCTTCCGCCTCCGCCAATGTTTTCTTTAGAAGACCGGTCGGACTTCACCCCGGAATCTGGAATTATGGACTATCCAATGTCTCCTGAACCTAGGTCGGATCCTAGAACTCCTGTTCAGAGTTCTGGCCGAGAATTCTCAACACCGCTTAAAAGTAAATCTGAGGCTAGTACATCAATGGCTTTGACAGCAAATCAGCAAAATCAACAAGGGTCCCCAAGTATGAATTGGTGGTCTACTGGTAAAAGCACCAGTGACCAAGAAGAGAAAGGAAAGGGTTCCCCGGTTGAGGGAGTCGTTCAACCAGGTGCTTTGATTACTGTTCCTGCACCCAGGGAAGTAGCGAGGCCTGAGATGCAAAGGAGTAGTCCGCCAACTGGTAATCTCAATGAGGAAGAATGGGTCACCGTTTATGG GTTCTCTCCTGGTGACACCAATTTAGTCTTACGGGAGTTTGAAAAGTGTGGTGTGGTGTTAAAACATATTCCAGGACCAAGAAATGCTAATTGGATGCACATTCTCTATCAG AATCGTGCTGATGCCCGTAAAGCACTAAGCAAGAACGGCTCACAAATTAACGGAGTCCTTATTGTGGGAGTGAAGCTTGTTGATCCAGTTCAGCGTCAAGCTCTCGATGAAAGGGCCAACAACCAAGGATTCATGCCGTTACCCGCTTCATCATCTGGTATGAATTCTGAGCAATTCCGGTCAAATACGGGTCATCATCCTTACTATCTTCAGAATGGTACAAGTACAGCTAGGCAATCTGGTGCAATTGCTTCGCCAGCGAAATCTGTCGTATCTCGAGTCATGGACTTAATGTTTGGTGTCTAG
- the LOC110801751 gene encoding CASP-like protein 3A1 isoform X2: MAEECKTPATQPPEAVAGLEMGGPLVSPSPFPLPVYSHWSYADSFEYLVGVSATAAAHSLLQLLISVSRLRKKAVVIPSQKYAWIMYAGDQIFAYAMMSAGSAASGVTSLNRTGIKHTALPNFCKPLHTFCNRVAASIVFTFLSCFFLAASAVLDVIWLTCY, translated from the exons ATGGCGGAGGAGTGTAAAACCCCGGCAACACAACCACCAGAAGCGGTGGCAGGGTTGGAGATGGGTGGTCCATTAGTGTCACCTTCTCCTTTTCCG CTCCCTGTTTACTCTCACTGGTCTTATGCTGATTCCTTTGA ATACTTGGTTGGAGTTTCAGCAACAGCTGCAGCTCATTCATTACTTCAGTTGTTGATCAGTGTTTCGAGGTTGCGAAAGAAGGCTGTTGTTATACCTTCTCAGAAATATGCATGGATTATGTATGCTGGTGATCAG ATATTTGCATATGCTATGATGAGTGCAGGATCAGCTGCTTCAGGGGTAACAAGCTTGAACAGAACAGGAATCAAACACACAGCTCTGCCCAACTTCTGCAAACCCTTGCACACCTTCTGTAATCGCGTTGCTGCCTCCATTGTTTTCACCTTCTTGAGTTGCTTCTTCCTCGCCGCATCTGCTGTTCTTGATGTTATTTGGCTAACCTGTTACTGA
- the LOC110801751 gene encoding CASP-like protein 3A1 isoform X1: MAEECKTPATQPPEAVAGLEMGGPLVSPSPFPVSRKVKPATIDGVHLILRVFCLISSMVGLSLMVTAKQSSTLSLYGFQLPVYSHWSYADSFEYLVGVSATAAAHSLLQLLISVSRLRKKAVVIPSQKYAWIMYAGDQIFAYAMMSAGSAASGVTSLNRTGIKHTALPNFCKPLHTFCNRVAASIVFTFLSCFFLAASAVLDVIWLTCY; the protein is encoded by the exons ATGGCGGAGGAGTGTAAAACCCCGGCAACACAACCACCAGAAGCGGTGGCAGGGTTGGAGATGGGTGGTCCATTAGTGTCACCTTCTCCTTTTCCGGTAAGCCGGAAAGTAAAGCCGGCAACAATTGATGGTGTTCATTTAATTCTTAGGGTGTTTTGCTTAATAAGTTCAATGGTGGGATTATCTCTAATGGTTACTGCTAAACAATCTTCAACTCTTTCTCTTTATGGTTTTCAGCTCCCTGTTTACTCTCACTGGTCTTATGCTGATTCCTTTGA ATACTTGGTTGGAGTTTCAGCAACAGCTGCAGCTCATTCATTACTTCAGTTGTTGATCAGTGTTTCGAGGTTGCGAAAGAAGGCTGTTGTTATACCTTCTCAGAAATATGCATGGATTATGTATGCTGGTGATCAG ATATTTGCATATGCTATGATGAGTGCAGGATCAGCTGCTTCAGGGGTAACAAGCTTGAACAGAACAGGAATCAAACACACAGCTCTGCCCAACTTCTGCAAACCCTTGCACACCTTCTGTAATCGCGTTGCTGCCTCCATTGTTTTCACCTTCTTGAGTTGCTTCTTCCTCGCCGCATCTGCTGTTCTTGATGTTATTTGGCTAACCTGTTACTGA